The proteins below are encoded in one region of Scophthalmus maximus strain ysfricsl-2021 chromosome 4, ASM2237912v1, whole genome shotgun sequence:
- the tjp1a gene encoding tight junction protein ZO-1 isoform X3: MKYQKYITVMQMAMGVTASNKDCLPVKRQLWVTPQDGDESPSGNAGCSDGPTGATGGAGAMAMPATSTLSLPMSQAKPSLRRIKGRIHRSKSLDSIDLLDSSSAAMEETVIWEQHTVTLHRAAGFGFGIAISGGRDNPHFQSGETSIVISDVLKGGPAEGLLQENDRVVMVNAVSMDNVEHAYAVQQLRKSGKNAKITIRRKRKVQIPVSRPGDRETMSEHEEEDSDEDDGYEHHSGRGGPSAYGGASGGTDTGRRQERERSNSSRRDHSASRERSISPRSDRRSQASSAPPRPAKVTLVKSRKNEEYGLRLASHIFVKDISPESLAARDGNIQEGDVVLKINGTVTENLSLIDAKKLIERSKGKLKMVVQRDERATLLNIPDLDDSIPSGNNSDRDDISEIHSLTSDHSNRSLGRGSRSRSPDRPETSDLLRHSPRQISNGSWSFPMRAGSLLHRLLPIHRSRDEERVSKPGSMSTPVKSSDDGVLSQASDQASSRDDKSLPPLPEPKPVYAQPGQPDVDLPVSPSDAPVPSAAHDDSILRPSMKLVKFKKGESVGLRLAGGNDVGIFVAGVLEDSPAAKEGLEEGDQILRVNNVDFANIIREEAVLFLLDLPRGEEVTILAQKKKDVYRRIVESDVGDSFYIRTHFEYEKESPYGLSFNKGEVFRVVDTLYNGKLGSWLAIRIGKNHQEVERGIIPNKNRAEQLSSVQYTLPKTPGGDRADFWRFRGLRSSKRNLRKSREDLSAQPVQTKFPAYERVVLREAGFLRPVVIFGPIADVAREKLAREEPDVFEQAKSEPRDAGTDQKSSGIIRLHTIKQIIDRDKHAVLDITPNAVDRLNYAQWYPIVVFLNPDTKQGVKTMRTRLCPESRKSARKLYDRALKLRKNNHHLFTTTINLNSMNDGWFGALKETIQQQQNQLVWVSEGKADGAAEDDLDIHDDRLSYLSAPGSEYSMYSTDSRHTSDYEDTDTEGGAYTDQELDETLNDDVGPPTEPAITRSSEPVREDPPVIQEPPGYAGYQHTVQPDPLNRIDPAGFKAPVPQQVAFLRAKAEAAAVTSIPQQPEPLPETMPPAVDVTVKTVGGLSPDEAPAAPHMQPSPNPEAGSLRRPIPELARQSVTPEPLQSGLASSEPKMFLKDPYITDNTGRTGHSTKPVTYNPQQGYHPDQHPYRDYDHPPSRYDVSSSGVSSGGGYPEPKYRNYDSNPPYENNVPHYDQQQWNPYSQPISTANSQGFDHRMPYGDGPDSQYTPPLRYDEPPPQQGFDGRPRYGKPTGPGPVRYDDLPPPAPGPDLHYDQDSHLSTYPTAARSPDPTAQRPAYNQGPTPQQKGYTPQQYDPVPVNSETSPTPPPKAENSSPSPVDLHKPAPVRSVPQEDDPALRHQSVLTRVKMFENKRSVSVDRARDAADSSGNKAADLSLKAGGVIPKANSLSNLDQEKTFRAPEPQKPQSIVADDIVRSNHYDPDEDEDYYRKQLSYFDRLQVGPNKPQPQAQTSHNYSRTESVEKPSPVEKKYEPVPQVTPPLPPATLPKPATEAKPPAREETVQTNFLPHKSFPEKSPVNGTSEQPPKTVTSTGAPPASSYNRYVPKPYTTSARPFARMFDSPKFNHNLLPNDKPEIAPKGRSSSPVKPHIPPQPQNTDHDSGLDTFTRTMDHRSKYQHNNINAVPKAIPVSPSALDDDEDEDEGHTVVATARGIFNSNGGVLSSIETGVSIIIPQGAIPDGVEQEIYFKVCRDNSILPPLDKEKGETLLSPLVMCGPHGLKFLKPVELRLPHCASMTPDGWSFALKSSDSSSGDPKTWQNKSLPGDPNYLVGANCVSVLIDHF, encoded by the exons AGTGCAGCGATGGAGGAAACGGTCATATGGGAACAGCACACAGTGACCCTTCACAGG GCCGCAGGATTTGGGTTTGGCATTGCCATATCAGGTGGACGAGACAACCCTCATTTCCAGAGTGGAGAGACGTCCATTGTGATATCTGATGTGTTGAAAGGAGGTCCTGCTGAGGGACTTCTACA AGAAAATGATCGAGTGGTCATGGTCAATGCTGTCTCTATGGACAACGTAGAACATGCCTACGCTGTGCAGCAACTCCGCAAGAGTGGCAAAAATGCAAAGATA ACTATCCGTAGGAAAAGGAAAGTACAGATCCCTGTTTCGCGGCCAGGAGACAGGGAGACGATGTCAGAgcatgaggaagaggacagtgatgaggatgatggttaTGAGCACCACAGTGGTCGTGGTGGCCCAAGTGCCTACGGAGGAGCGAGCGGAGGCACGGACACTGGCAGGCGTCAAGAGCGTGAGCGTAGCAACAGCAGCAGGCGGGATCACAGTGCCTCAAGGGAGAGGAGCATCTCACCGCGCTCTGATCGCCGATCACAAGCCTCGTCTGCTCCACCCAGGCCGGCCAAGGTCACCCTTGTCAAGTCCCGCAAAAATGAAG AATATGGACTCCGGTTGGCCAGCCACATCTTTGTGAAGGACATCTCTCCCGAAAGCCTTGCTGCCAGGGATGGAAACATCCAGGAGGGAGATGTTGTACTCAAG atCAATGGCACAGTTACAGAGAACCTGTCACTGATAGATGCCAAGAAGCTGATTGAAAGGTCAAAGGGCAAGTTGAAGATGGTGGTGCAGAGGGACGAGCGTGCCACTCTTCTCAACATTCCTGATCTCGACGACAGTATCCCATCAGGCAACAATTCCGACAGAGACG ACATTTCAGAAATTCATTCACTGACATCAGACCATTCCAATCGATCCCTCGGGCGAGGTAGTCGATCACGTTCACCTGACAGGCCTGAAACATCGGACCTTCTCCGTCACTCACCTCGACAGATCAGCAATGGCAG TTGGAGCTTTCC GATGAGAGCAGGTTCACTCTTGCACAGATTACTTCCAAT ccATCGAAGTCGAGATGAGGAACGTGTATCCAAACCAGGGTCCATGTCCACACCGGTTAAAAGCTCTGATGATGGAGTGTTGTCACAGGCCAGCGACCAGGCCAGTTCCAGAGATGACAAATCGTTACCTCCGCTGCCTG AACCAAAGCCAGTCTATGCACAGCCTGGTCAGCCTGACGTGGACCTGCCTGTGAGCCCCTCTGATGCCCCCGTGCCCAGCGCTGCACATGATGACAGTATTCTCAG GCCGAGTATGAAGCTGGTCAAGTTCAAGAAGGGAGAGAGTGTCGGGCTGCGGTTAGCTGGAGGTAACGACGTGGGGATTTTTGTGGCAGGAGTTTTGGAAGACAGCCCTGCAGCCAAGGAGGGACTGGAGGAGGGAGACCAGATTCTGAGG GTGAACAATGTGGACTTTGCTAACATCATCCGAGAGGAAGCAGTGCTGTTTTTGCTGGATCTCCCAAGAGGAGAAGAAGTAACTATTCTTgctcagaagaaaaaagatg TGTATCGGAGGATAGTGGAATCGGACGTGGGTGACTCATTCTACATTCGGACAcattttgaatatgaaaaagagTCACCGTACGGCCTGAGCTTCAACAAGGGCGAGGTGTTTCGTGTTGTAGACACGCTCTACAACGGAAAGTTGGGTTCCTGGCTTGCTATCCGGATTGGCAAGAACCATCAGGAAGTGGAGAGGGGCATCATCCCCAACAAGAATAG GGCTGAACAGCTATCCAGTGTGCAGTACACCCTCCCCAaaacaccagggggcgacagaGCTGACTTCTGGAGATTCCGAGGGTTGCGAAGTTCCAAGAGGAATTTGCGGAAGAGCAGGGAGGACCTGTCAGCCCAGCCAGTTCAGACCAAGTTCCCTGCTTACGAGAGAGTGGTGCTGAGGGAGG CTGGGTTCCTGAGGCCAGTGGTTATCTTTGGACCAATAGCAGATGTGGCAAGAGAGAAACTGGCCAGGGAGGAGCCCGATGTTTTTGAACAAGCAA AGAGCGAACCCAGGGATGCAGGAACCGACCAGAAAAGCTCTGGCATCATTCGCCTGCACACCATTAAGCAGATCATTGACCGA gACAAGCATGCAGTGCTGGACATCACCCCTAATGCAGTGGATCGTCTGAACTACGCTCAGTGGTATCCGATCGTGGTGTTTCTCAACCCAGACACCAAGCAGGGCGTGAAGACCATGAGGACCCGCCTCTGCCCCGAGTCGAGGAAGAGTGCCAGGAAGCTCTATGATCGAGCTCTCAAactaagaaaaaacaaccaccacCTCTTCACCA CAACCATTAACTTGAACAGCATGAATGATGGTTGGTTTGGAGCTCTGAAAGAAAcaatccagcagcagcagaaccagcTGGTGTGGGTTTCCGAGGGCAAG GCTGATGGGGCAGCTGAGGATGACCTGGACATCCACGACGACCGTCTGTCCTACTTATCGGCACCAGGCAGTGAGTATTCCATGTACAGCACCGATAGCCGCCACACCTCCGACTACGAGGACAcggacacagagggaggagcctACACCGACCAGGAGCTGGACGAAACGCTGAACGACGATGTGGGTCCCCCCACGGAGCCCGCCATCACCCGCTCCTCTGAGCCCGTCCGTGAGGATCCGCCTGTCATCCAGGAGCCCCCTGGCTACGCTGGCTACCAGCACACAGTGCAGCCGGACCCCCTGAACCGCATCGACCCGGCCGGGTTCAAGGCACCGGTGCCGCAGCAGGTAGCGTTTCTGAGAGCT AAAGCAGAGGCCGCTGCCGTCACTAGCATCCCCCAGCAGCCCGAGCCCCTGCCTGAGACAATGCCCCCTGCTGTCGACGTTACTGTAAAAACTGTAGGGGGTCTGAGCCCCGACGAGGCTCCTGCAGCTCCCCACATGCAGCCAAGCCCCAACCCAGAGGCTGGCTCACTTAGGAGGCCCATCCCTGAGCTAGCCCGTCAGAGCGTCACACCAGAACCTCTACAGTCTGGACTGGCCAGTTCTGAACCAAAG ATGTTTCTAAAGGATCCGTACATCACTGACAACACAGGGAGAACCGGTCACAGTACAAAGCCTGTGACTTACAACCCTCAGCAGGGATATCACCCTGACCAGCACCCGTACAGAGATTACGACCACCCTCCAAGTCGGTATGACGTCAGCAGCAGTGGAGTCAGCAGTGGAGGTGGTTACCCAGAACCAAAGTATCGTAACTATGACTCTAACCCACCCTACGAGAACAATGTGCCTCACTACGACCAGCAACAGTGGAACCCCTACAGCCAGCCAATCTCTACTGCCAATTCCCAGGGCTTCGATCACCGCATGCCGTACGGTGACGGCCCTGACTCCCAGTACACCCCTCCTCTCCGCTACGATGAGCCCCCGCCTCAGCAGGGATTCGATGGACGGCCTCGCTACGGTAAACCGACAGGTCCGGGACCTGTCCGTTATGATGATCTTCCACCTCCTGCTCCGGGGCCTGACCTGCACTATGATCAGGATTCTCACCTGAGCACGTACCCCACTGCTGCCCGCTCCCCTGACCCCACTGCCCAGCGGCCTGCCTATAACCAGGGACCAACACCGCAACAGAAAGGCTACACACCTCAGCAGTATGACCCTGTTCCTGTGAACTCTGAAACCAGCCCCACACCTCCCCCAAAAGCAGAGAACTCCTCGCCTTCCCCCGTGGACCTTCACAAACCTGCACCCGTCAGAAGCGTGCCACAGGAGGACGACCCCGCCTTGCGTCACCAGTCAGTCCTGACGAGGGTCAAGATGTTTGAGAACAAACGCTCTGTGTCCGTGGACCGAGCCAGAGATGCAGCGGATTCATCTGGGAACAAG GCAGCCGATTTATCCCTGAAAGCAGGTGGAGTAATCCCTAAAGCTAATTCTCTGAGCAACCTCGATCAAGAGAAGACCTTCAG AGCTCCGGAGCCACAGAAGCCTCAGTCCATAGTAGCTGATGATATCGTGCGCTCCAACCATTACGACCCTGATGAGGACGAGGACTACTACAGGAAACAGCTGTCTTACTTTGACCGGCTACAAGTTGGCCCCAACAAACCCCAGCCACAAGCACAAACATCCCACAACTACTCCAG GACAGAGTCAGTGGAGAAACCAAGTCCAGTGGagaaaaaatatgaacctgTTCCCCAGGTGACACCGCCACTGCCACCAGCCACACTGCCCAAACCTGCAACTGAag CCAAACCTCCTGCTCGAGAGGAAACTGTCCAGACCAACTTCCTGCCTCATAAGAGTTTCCCTGAGAAGTCTCCGGTTAATGGCACAAGTGAACAGCCTCCGAAAACGGTCACTAGCACCGGGGCTCCACCAGCATCCAGCTACAATCGCTACGTGCCCAAGCCCTACACCACCTCTGCCCGGCCTTTTGCTCGCATGTTCGACAGTCCGAAATTCAACCACAACCTTTTGCCCAATGACAAGCCTGAGATTGCTCCAAAG GGCCGCAGCTCCAGCCCAGTGAAGCCTCATATACCTCCACAGCCCCAGAACACGGACCATGACAGCGGCCTGGACACTTTCACACGCACGATGGACCACCGCTCCAAGTACCAGCACAACAACATCAACGCTGTGCCCAAGGCCATCCCTGTGAG TCCCAGTGCCctcgatgatgatgaggatgaagatgagggcCACACAGTGGTTGCAACAGCTCGAGGCATCTTCAACTCTAACGGAGGCGTCCTGAGCTCCATCGAGACGGGCGTCAGCATTATAATCCCACAGGGGGCCATTCCTGACGGTGTGGAGCAGGAGATCTACTTCAAGGTCTGCCGAGACAACAGCATCCTGCCCCCACTGGACAAAGAGAAAG GAGAGACTTTGCTCAGCCCTCTGGTGATGTGTGGACCTCACGGCCTCAAGTTTTTGAAGCCCGTGGAGCTGCGCTTGCCTCACTGTGCGTCAATGACCCCTGATGGTTGGTCTTTTGCTCTAAAATCCTCCGACTCCTCGTCGG GTGACCCCAAAACCTGGCAGAACAAGTCTCTTCCCGGGGATCCCAACTACCTGGTGGGAGCCAACTGTGTCTCGGTGCTCATTGACCACTTCTGA
- the tjp1a gene encoding tight junction protein ZO-1 isoform X10: MAMPATSTLSLPMSQAKPSLRRIKGRIHRSKSLDSIDLLDSSSAAMEETVIWEQHTVTLHRAAGFGFGIAISGGRDNPHFQSGETSIVISDVLKGGPAEGLLQENDRVVMVNAVSMDNVEHAYAVQQLRKSGKNAKITIRRKRKVQIPVSRPGDRETMSEHEEEDSDEDDGYEHHSGRGGPSAYGGASGGTDTGRRQERERSNSSRRDHSASRERSISPRSDRRSQASSAPPRPAKVTLVKSRKNEEYGLRLASHIFVKDISPESLAARDGNIQEGDVVLKINGTVTENLSLIDAKKLIERSKGKLKMVVQRDERATLLNIPDLDDSIPSGNNSDRDDISEIHSLTSDHSNRSLGRGSRSRSPDRPETSDLLRHSPRQISNGSWSFPMRAGSLLHRLLPIHRSRDEERVSKPGSMSTPVKSSDDGVLSQASDQASSRDDKSLPPLPEPKPVYAQPGQPDVDLPVSPSDAPVPSAAHDDSILRPSMKLVKFKKGESVGLRLAGGNDVGIFVAGVLEDSPAAKEGLEEGDQILRVNNVDFANIIREEAVLFLLDLPRGEEVTILAQKKKDVYRRIVESDVGDSFYIRTHFEYEKESPYGLSFNKGEVFRVVDTLYNGKLGSWLAIRIGKNHQEVERGIIPNKNRAEQLSSVQYTLPKTPGGDRADFWRFRGLRSSKRNLRKSREDLSAQPVQTKFPAYERVVLREAGFLRPVVIFGPIADVAREKLAREEPDVFEQAKTQKQQGGEKSEPRDAGTDQKSSGIIRLHTIKQIIDRDKHAVLDITPNAVDRLNYAQWYPIVVFLNPDTKQGVKTMRTRLCPESRKSARKLYDRALKLRKNNHHLFTTTINLNSMNDGWFGALKETIQQQQNQLVWVSEGKADGAAEDDLDIHDDRLSYLSAPGSEYSMYSTDSRHTSDYEDTDTEGGAYTDQELDETLNDDVGPPTEPAITRSSEPVREDPPVIQEPPGYAGYQHTVQPDPLNRIDPAGFKAPVPQQVAFLRAKAEAAAVTSIPQQPEPLPETMPPAVDVTVKTVGGLSPDEAPAAPHMQPSPNPEAGSLRRPIPELARQSVTPEPLQSGLASSEPKMFLKDPYITDNTGRTGHSTKPVTYNPQQGYHPDQHPYRDYDHPPSRYDVSSSGVSSGGGYPEPKYRNYDSNPPYENNVPHYDQQQWNPYSQPISTANSQGFDHRMPYGDGPDSQYTPPLRYDEPPPQQGFDGRPRYGKPTGPGPVRYDDLPPPAPGPDLHYDQDSHLSTYPTAARSPDPTAQRPAYNQGPTPQQKGYTPQQYDPVPVNSETSPTPPPKAENSSPSPVDLHKPAPVRSVPQEDDPALRHQSVLTRVKMFENKRSVSVDRARDAADSSGNKAADLSLKAGGVIPKANSLSNLDQEKTFRAPEPQKPQSIVADDIVRSNHYDPDEDEDYYRKQLSYFDRLQVGPNKPQPQAQTSHNYSRTESVEKPSPVEKKYEPVPQVTPPLPPATLPKPATEAKPPAREETVQTNFLPHKSFPEKSPVNGTSEQPPKTVTSTGAPPASSYNRYVPKPYTTSARPFARMFDSPKFNHNLLPNDKPEIAPKGRSSSPVKPHIPPQPQNTDHDSGLDTFTRTMDHRSKYQHNNINAVPKAIPVSPSALDDDEDEDEGHTVVATARGIFNSNGGVLSSIETGVSIIIPQGAIPDGVEQEIYFKVCRDNSILPPLDKEKGETLLSPLVMCGPHGLKFLKPVELRLPHCASMTPDGWSFALKSSDSSSGDPKTWQNKSLPGDPNYLVGANCVSVLIDHF, from the exons AGTGCAGCGATGGAGGAAACGGTCATATGGGAACAGCACACAGTGACCCTTCACAGG GCCGCAGGATTTGGGTTTGGCATTGCCATATCAGGTGGACGAGACAACCCTCATTTCCAGAGTGGAGAGACGTCCATTGTGATATCTGATGTGTTGAAAGGAGGTCCTGCTGAGGGACTTCTACA AGAAAATGATCGAGTGGTCATGGTCAATGCTGTCTCTATGGACAACGTAGAACATGCCTACGCTGTGCAGCAACTCCGCAAGAGTGGCAAAAATGCAAAGATA ACTATCCGTAGGAAAAGGAAAGTACAGATCCCTGTTTCGCGGCCAGGAGACAGGGAGACGATGTCAGAgcatgaggaagaggacagtgatgaggatgatggttaTGAGCACCACAGTGGTCGTGGTGGCCCAAGTGCCTACGGAGGAGCGAGCGGAGGCACGGACACTGGCAGGCGTCAAGAGCGTGAGCGTAGCAACAGCAGCAGGCGGGATCACAGTGCCTCAAGGGAGAGGAGCATCTCACCGCGCTCTGATCGCCGATCACAAGCCTCGTCTGCTCCACCCAGGCCGGCCAAGGTCACCCTTGTCAAGTCCCGCAAAAATGAAG AATATGGACTCCGGTTGGCCAGCCACATCTTTGTGAAGGACATCTCTCCCGAAAGCCTTGCTGCCAGGGATGGAAACATCCAGGAGGGAGATGTTGTACTCAAG atCAATGGCACAGTTACAGAGAACCTGTCACTGATAGATGCCAAGAAGCTGATTGAAAGGTCAAAGGGCAAGTTGAAGATGGTGGTGCAGAGGGACGAGCGTGCCACTCTTCTCAACATTCCTGATCTCGACGACAGTATCCCATCAGGCAACAATTCCGACAGAGACG ACATTTCAGAAATTCATTCACTGACATCAGACCATTCCAATCGATCCCTCGGGCGAGGTAGTCGATCACGTTCACCTGACAGGCCTGAAACATCGGACCTTCTCCGTCACTCACCTCGACAGATCAGCAATGGCAG TTGGAGCTTTCC GATGAGAGCAGGTTCACTCTTGCACAGATTACTTCCAAT ccATCGAAGTCGAGATGAGGAACGTGTATCCAAACCAGGGTCCATGTCCACACCGGTTAAAAGCTCTGATGATGGAGTGTTGTCACAGGCCAGCGACCAGGCCAGTTCCAGAGATGACAAATCGTTACCTCCGCTGCCTG AACCAAAGCCAGTCTATGCACAGCCTGGTCAGCCTGACGTGGACCTGCCTGTGAGCCCCTCTGATGCCCCCGTGCCCAGCGCTGCACATGATGACAGTATTCTCAG GCCGAGTATGAAGCTGGTCAAGTTCAAGAAGGGAGAGAGTGTCGGGCTGCGGTTAGCTGGAGGTAACGACGTGGGGATTTTTGTGGCAGGAGTTTTGGAAGACAGCCCTGCAGCCAAGGAGGGACTGGAGGAGGGAGACCAGATTCTGAGG GTGAACAATGTGGACTTTGCTAACATCATCCGAGAGGAAGCAGTGCTGTTTTTGCTGGATCTCCCAAGAGGAGAAGAAGTAACTATTCTTgctcagaagaaaaaagatg TGTATCGGAGGATAGTGGAATCGGACGTGGGTGACTCATTCTACATTCGGACAcattttgaatatgaaaaagagTCACCGTACGGCCTGAGCTTCAACAAGGGCGAGGTGTTTCGTGTTGTAGACACGCTCTACAACGGAAAGTTGGGTTCCTGGCTTGCTATCCGGATTGGCAAGAACCATCAGGAAGTGGAGAGGGGCATCATCCCCAACAAGAATAG GGCTGAACAGCTATCCAGTGTGCAGTACACCCTCCCCAaaacaccagggggcgacagaGCTGACTTCTGGAGATTCCGAGGGTTGCGAAGTTCCAAGAGGAATTTGCGGAAGAGCAGGGAGGACCTGTCAGCCCAGCCAGTTCAGACCAAGTTCCCTGCTTACGAGAGAGTGGTGCTGAGGGAGG CTGGGTTCCTGAGGCCAGTGGTTATCTTTGGACCAATAGCAGATGTGGCAAGAGAGAAACTGGCCAGGGAGGAGCCCGATGTTTTTGAACAAGCAA aaacacagaaacaacaaggaGGGGAAA AGAGCGAACCCAGGGATGCAGGAACCGACCAGAAAAGCTCTGGCATCATTCGCCTGCACACCATTAAGCAGATCATTGACCGA gACAAGCATGCAGTGCTGGACATCACCCCTAATGCAGTGGATCGTCTGAACTACGCTCAGTGGTATCCGATCGTGGTGTTTCTCAACCCAGACACCAAGCAGGGCGTGAAGACCATGAGGACCCGCCTCTGCCCCGAGTCGAGGAAGAGTGCCAGGAAGCTCTATGATCGAGCTCTCAAactaagaaaaaacaaccaccacCTCTTCACCA CAACCATTAACTTGAACAGCATGAATGATGGTTGGTTTGGAGCTCTGAAAGAAAcaatccagcagcagcagaaccagcTGGTGTGGGTTTCCGAGGGCAAG GCTGATGGGGCAGCTGAGGATGACCTGGACATCCACGACGACCGTCTGTCCTACTTATCGGCACCAGGCAGTGAGTATTCCATGTACAGCACCGATAGCCGCCACACCTCCGACTACGAGGACAcggacacagagggaggagcctACACCGACCAGGAGCTGGACGAAACGCTGAACGACGATGTGGGTCCCCCCACGGAGCCCGCCATCACCCGCTCCTCTGAGCCCGTCCGTGAGGATCCGCCTGTCATCCAGGAGCCCCCTGGCTACGCTGGCTACCAGCACACAGTGCAGCCGGACCCCCTGAACCGCATCGACCCGGCCGGGTTCAAGGCACCGGTGCCGCAGCAGGTAGCGTTTCTGAGAGCT AAAGCAGAGGCCGCTGCCGTCACTAGCATCCCCCAGCAGCCCGAGCCCCTGCCTGAGACAATGCCCCCTGCTGTCGACGTTACTGTAAAAACTGTAGGGGGTCTGAGCCCCGACGAGGCTCCTGCAGCTCCCCACATGCAGCCAAGCCCCAACCCAGAGGCTGGCTCACTTAGGAGGCCCATCCCTGAGCTAGCCCGTCAGAGCGTCACACCAGAACCTCTACAGTCTGGACTGGCCAGTTCTGAACCAAAG ATGTTTCTAAAGGATCCGTACATCACTGACAACACAGGGAGAACCGGTCACAGTACAAAGCCTGTGACTTACAACCCTCAGCAGGGATATCACCCTGACCAGCACCCGTACAGAGATTACGACCACCCTCCAAGTCGGTATGACGTCAGCAGCAGTGGAGTCAGCAGTGGAGGTGGTTACCCAGAACCAAAGTATCGTAACTATGACTCTAACCCACCCTACGAGAACAATGTGCCTCACTACGACCAGCAACAGTGGAACCCCTACAGCCAGCCAATCTCTACTGCCAATTCCCAGGGCTTCGATCACCGCATGCCGTACGGTGACGGCCCTGACTCCCAGTACACCCCTCCTCTCCGCTACGATGAGCCCCCGCCTCAGCAGGGATTCGATGGACGGCCTCGCTACGGTAAACCGACAGGTCCGGGACCTGTCCGTTATGATGATCTTCCACCTCCTGCTCCGGGGCCTGACCTGCACTATGATCAGGATTCTCACCTGAGCACGTACCCCACTGCTGCCCGCTCCCCTGACCCCACTGCCCAGCGGCCTGCCTATAACCAGGGACCAACACCGCAACAGAAAGGCTACACACCTCAGCAGTATGACCCTGTTCCTGTGAACTCTGAAACCAGCCCCACACCTCCCCCAAAAGCAGAGAACTCCTCGCCTTCCCCCGTGGACCTTCACAAACCTGCACCCGTCAGAAGCGTGCCACAGGAGGACGACCCCGCCTTGCGTCACCAGTCAGTCCTGACGAGGGTCAAGATGTTTGAGAACAAACGCTCTGTGTCCGTGGACCGAGCCAGAGATGCAGCGGATTCATCTGGGAACAAG GCAGCCGATTTATCCCTGAAAGCAGGTGGAGTAATCCCTAAAGCTAATTCTCTGAGCAACCTCGATCAAGAGAAGACCTTCAG AGCTCCGGAGCCACAGAAGCCTCAGTCCATAGTAGCTGATGATATCGTGCGCTCCAACCATTACGACCCTGATGAGGACGAGGACTACTACAGGAAACAGCTGTCTTACTTTGACCGGCTACAAGTTGGCCCCAACAAACCCCAGCCACAAGCACAAACATCCCACAACTACTCCAG GACAGAGTCAGTGGAGAAACCAAGTCCAGTGGagaaaaaatatgaacctgTTCCCCAGGTGACACCGCCACTGCCACCAGCCACACTGCCCAAACCTGCAACTGAag CCAAACCTCCTGCTCGAGAGGAAACTGTCCAGACCAACTTCCTGCCTCATAAGAGTTTCCCTGAGAAGTCTCCGGTTAATGGCACAAGTGAACAGCCTCCGAAAACGGTCACTAGCACCGGGGCTCCACCAGCATCCAGCTACAATCGCTACGTGCCCAAGCCCTACACCACCTCTGCCCGGCCTTTTGCTCGCATGTTCGACAGTCCGAAATTCAACCACAACCTTTTGCCCAATGACAAGCCTGAGATTGCTCCAAAG GGCCGCAGCTCCAGCCCAGTGAAGCCTCATATACCTCCACAGCCCCAGAACACGGACCATGACAGCGGCCTGGACACTTTCACACGCACGATGGACCACCGCTCCAAGTACCAGCACAACAACATCAACGCTGTGCCCAAGGCCATCCCTGTGAG TCCCAGTGCCctcgatgatgatgaggatgaagatgagggcCACACAGTGGTTGCAACAGCTCGAGGCATCTTCAACTCTAACGGAGGCGTCCTGAGCTCCATCGAGACGGGCGTCAGCATTATAATCCCACAGGGGGCCATTCCTGACGGTGTGGAGCAGGAGATCTACTTCAAGGTCTGCCGAGACAACAGCATCCTGCCCCCACTGGACAAAGAGAAAG GAGAGACTTTGCTCAGCCCTCTGGTGATGTGTGGACCTCACGGCCTCAAGTTTTTGAAGCCCGTGGAGCTGCGCTTGCCTCACTGTGCGTCAATGACCCCTGATGGTTGGTCTTTTGCTCTAAAATCCTCCGACTCCTCGTCGG GTGACCCCAAAACCTGGCAGAACAAGTCTCTTCCCGGGGATCCCAACTACCTGGTGGGAGCCAACTGTGTCTCGGTGCTCATTGACCACTTCTGA